A stretch of the Mesorhizobium shangrilense genome encodes the following:
- a CDS encoding saccharopine dehydrogenase C-terminal domain-containing protein: MATSWRDSRVLVGKLLHQTHEAGLHTPIICVGRPSPGDPDILQVPPNGPPVVLGAGLEPGLVESLVSLVAAEIKDIESIVTHCGGIPRIPEPPLNYAIAFGRRLPMEQRLALARIDGQAVTRNRFESVSQLFVDGVGLLEAYDDAMVSSTAAGAHPSIPTLRQLTVRWPGFADGVRMLHRLGLLSDEEIEIGSARLQVKEVTEALLSRRSPNDDGDQVVLDIAIEDRQGRVGRWTCILRSELQERGISSMAIATAVPVAAAVECVTRQQLRGPIHPGKAALADVAAMALEQLRRSRIAVLAERATGLLETSTILGAGHAKTKDTTRGERTSKPGTADLPQGAGILSSGFAGSP, from the coding sequence ATGGCTACGTCTTGGAGAGATTCCCGAGTTTTGGTCGGCAAGCTTTTGCACCAAACGCACGAGGCAGGTCTACACACCCCTATTATTTGCGTCGGCAGGCCGAGCCCTGGGGATCCTGACATTCTCCAGGTACCGCCTAACGGTCCGCCCGTAGTCTTGGGAGCGGGTCTTGAACCAGGACTGGTTGAATCTTTAGTCTCGCTGGTTGCGGCTGAAATAAAGGACATAGAGAGCATAGTAACTCATTGCGGAGGGATTCCCAGAATTCCGGAACCTCCGCTGAACTATGCTATCGCCTTTGGGCGTCGGCTGCCCATGGAGCAGAGGCTCGCGTTGGCTCGAATCGATGGCCAAGCCGTAACGCGAAATCGATTCGAAAGCGTATCTCAGCTGTTCGTGGATGGTGTCGGCCTTCTCGAAGCATACGATGATGCAATGGTTTCGTCGACGGCTGCAGGCGCTCATCCTAGCATTCCAACGCTTCGACAATTGACTGTGCGGTGGCCTGGCTTTGCGGATGGTGTTCGGATGTTGCATCGCCTCGGGCTGCTGTCCGACGAGGAGATCGAAATCGGGAGCGCGCGCCTGCAGGTCAAGGAGGTCACAGAGGCGCTTTTAAGTCGCCGGAGCCCAAATGACGATGGCGACCAGGTCGTCCTTGACATCGCCATTGAGGATCGCCAAGGGCGGGTTGGCCGCTGGACGTGCATCCTGCGCTCCGAGCTTCAGGAGCGAGGCATCTCAAGCATGGCTATCGCCACCGCAGTTCCGGTGGCCGCAGCCGTGGAATGCGTCACGCGTCAACAGTTGCGGGGTCCCATACACCCCGGCAAAGCCGCGCTCGCCGATGTCGCCGCGATGGCCCTCGAGCAACTGAGGAGAAGCCGGATCGCTGTCTTAGCCGAGCGCGCGACCGGGCTGTTGGAAACAAGCACTATTTTGGGAGCCGGTCATGCAAAGACGAAAGACACTACTCGTGGGGAGCGGACCAGCAAACCTGGCACTGCTGACCTGCCTCAAGGAGCGGGGATCCTCAGTTCTGGATTCGCTGGAAGTCCTTGA
- a CDS encoding SidA/IucD/PvdA family monooxygenase, with protein sequence MQRRKTLLVGSGPANLALLTCLKERGSSVLDSLEVLERRDSAEWHPGIAFADSMLQVSLFKDLAFLRNPASPFTFFSFLRDKELLYHFIHTNNLYPSRKLFSDYLVWVSRFFANKISFGKEAVAVRFHEKPSGTQTLVVMTRDVSSGDVSEIEADDVVVSLGHEPYIPEELAVDSGRVVHSNFFLSHANEGMINANARVAVVGSGQSAGEIVRFLLQHREVSEVIVVGRRHLFEQTDDNPFVNDFYTYPHSLKFAELPLEDRKRFLSDTRNTNFSTVTKDVLKSIYDLRFEDQACGRDRLRLFPYTEITAAKRLENGLRLDLRGIGGRPDSTTLEIELLVCATGFSNRRHLSFFQLLQPRMEDADVVVDESFEVGLDQTPGSCLTGPRPRVFLVNHSFGLRGPTEHTLGGLAERAAVVAKALQDGHVLQPAQGRPETLPAAWPTGNSRVETK encoded by the coding sequence ATGCAAAGACGAAAGACACTACTCGTGGGGAGCGGACCAGCAAACCTGGCACTGCTGACCTGCCTCAAGGAGCGGGGATCCTCAGTTCTGGATTCGCTGGAAGTCCTTGAGCGCCGCGACAGCGCAGAATGGCACCCGGGCATCGCTTTCGCGGATTCGATGCTCCAAGTGTCGTTGTTCAAGGACCTGGCGTTCCTGAGGAATCCGGCAAGCCCATTCACTTTTTTCTCGTTCCTGCGTGACAAGGAGCTTCTCTATCACTTCATCCATACGAACAATCTGTATCCTTCAAGGAAGCTGTTTTCCGACTATCTGGTCTGGGTAAGCCGGTTCTTTGCGAACAAGATTTCTTTCGGCAAGGAGGCGGTGGCGGTCAGGTTCCACGAGAAGCCGTCGGGAACCCAAACCCTTGTCGTCATGACCAGGGATGTCTCGAGCGGAGATGTTTCAGAAATCGAGGCAGACGACGTGGTCGTCAGCCTTGGGCATGAGCCATACATCCCTGAAGAACTGGCCGTCGACTCCGGCCGCGTGGTGCATTCAAACTTCTTCCTATCCCATGCGAACGAGGGAATGATCAACGCTAACGCTCGCGTTGCGGTCGTCGGGTCCGGGCAAAGCGCCGGCGAGATAGTCAGATTCCTGCTCCAACACCGGGAAGTGTCGGAAGTTATCGTCGTTGGTCGGCGCCACCTCTTCGAACAGACGGATGACAACCCGTTCGTAAATGATTTCTATACTTATCCACACTCGCTGAAGTTCGCGGAGTTGCCACTCGAAGATCGCAAGAGGTTTCTTTCCGACACGAGGAACACGAACTTCTCCACCGTCACCAAGGACGTCCTCAAAAGCATCTACGATCTTCGATTCGAGGACCAGGCGTGCGGACGCGACAGGCTCAGGCTGTTCCCGTATACTGAAATCACGGCGGCAAAGCGTCTCGAGAATGGTCTTCGTCTTGACCTTCGCGGAATCGGAGGCAGGCCGGACTCGACGACGCTTGAAATTGAACTCCTGGTATGCGCGACGGGCTTTTCAAACCGTCGCCATCTATCATTCTTCCAACTGCTGCAACCGCGAATGGAAGATGCCGACGTCGTTGTCGACGAGTCCTTCGAAGTGGGACTCGATCAGACGCCAGGATCGTGTCTCACCGGTCCGAGACCTCGCGTTTTCTTGGTGAACCACTCTTTTGGCCTTCGGGGCCCAACGGAGCACACACTCGGCGGTCTGGCCGAACGGGCTGCGGTGGTGGCGAAGGCGCTGCAAGACGGGCACGTGCTTCAACCTGCTCAAGGTCGCCCCGAGACCTTGCCAGCGGCATGGCCAACCGGAAATTCGAGAGTGGAAACGAAATGA